A region from the Oryzias latipes chromosome 20, ASM223467v1 genome encodes:
- the slc22a17 gene encoding solute carrier family 22 member 17 — MTSPDSPPLVSPSPCPPPPPSIPSSPMRSSPAPSSSSIPGPPSLPPTGEVMVLALGRKKQRVLIALSILPNLFLAFLLSSDPLLTLSPKHHCHLPGPPPSLEMLNATLPWEKGQKSKEGGVSQCKQYTNRSQTAVTDCEGGWDYNVTEGLKNNIVTEWDLVCARYWLVPVEEVCFILGVLTGCLALGFTADRLGRSKALLISLTLSVVFGVLVCVSPYPSVFIVMRFCLAATSAGVYVTLYVSRLELCEPSARLVATMLAGLMTWAGELLLLAVALGCRSWRGLLGVGVAPLTLFLSYGVPGVFPESPRWLLLSERSADMNSFSERRNSSRDVREDESFTELDSEPAPLARPHLSLPELFHSRNIWKNLCVLGFTSFISHGISHCYSSFRGDVRGTASSFYWTYLLSVCAGGGAWLLLWATVDRCGRRGILLLSMTMTGLASLILLGLMEYLSEMAITIFSVLGLFSSQATASVCILFTAEIMPTIIRGSGVGVVLALGCVGRLSSPIMDLRNHYGYFLHHVIYSSLALLAVLSILLLPESKRKPLPQTLADGEQYRRPPLGRRRRDNVPLLATPNPET, encoded by the exons ATGACGTCCCCAGACTCGCCCCCTTTGGTCTCTCCATCGccatgcccccctccccctccatcgATCCCCTCCTCACCCATGCGGTCCTCCCCGGccccgtcctcctcctccatccccGGCCCGCCCTCGCTGCCTCCAACGGGGGAGGTGATGGTGCTGGCTCTGGGCAGGAAGAAGCAGAGGGTGCTGATTGCGCTTTCCATCCTTCCCAACCTCTTTCTGGCCTTCCTGCTGTCCTCCGACCCCCTACTTACCCTCTCTCCTAAACACCACTGCCACCTGCCCGGGCCCCCGCCTTCCCTGGAGATGCTGAATGCCACCCTGCCCTGGGAGAAGGGGCAGAAGTCCAAAGAAGGAGGCGTGTCCCAGTGTAAGCAGTACACCAACCGCAGCCAGACAGCTGTGACGGACTGTGAGGGGGGGTGGGACTACAACGTCACGGAGGGCCTGAAGAACAACATTGTTACTGAG TGGGATCTGGTGTGTGCTCGGTACTGGCTGGTCCCGGTGGAGGAGGTGTGCTTCATCCTGGGTGTCCTCACCGGCTGCCTGGCCTTGGGCTTCACAGCTGACCG GTTGGGCAGGTCCAAGGCCCTGCTGATCTCCCTGACTCTGTCGGTGGTGTTTGGAGTGCTGGTGTGCGTCTCCCCCTACCCCTCTGTCTTCATTGTGATGCGTTTCTGCCTGGCAGCTACAAGTGCCGGAGTTTATGTTACTCTTTATGTCTCCC GTCTGGAGCTGTGTGAGCCGTCTGCCCGGCTCGTGGCCACCATGCTAGCTGGACTGATGACGTGGGCtggagagctgctgctgctggctgtGGCCCTCGGCTGTCGGTCCTGGAGGGGCCTGCTTGGAGTCGGAgtcgcccccttaacactgttTCTCAGCTACGG CGTTCCTGGTGTATTTCCAGAGTCTCCTCGCTGGCTCCTCCTATCAGAAAGGTCTGCAGACATGAACTCCTTCAGCGAGAGAAGAAACTCCAGTAGAGACGTGAGGGAGGATGAGAGCTTCACAG AGCTGGATTCAGAGCCCGCCCCCTTAGCGCGCCCTCACCTGTCCCTCCCCGAGCTCTTCCACAGCAGGAACATCTGGAAAAACTTATGTGTGCTTGGCTTCACCTC ATTCATCTCTCACGGCATTAGTCACTGTTACAGCTCATTCCGAGGTGATGTCAGAGGCACTGCCTCCAGCTTCTACTGGACCTACCTGCTGTCTGTGTGTGCAGGGGGAGGGGCTTGGCTGTTGCTCTGGGCGACCGTAGACAGGTGCGGTCGCCGTGGCATCTTGCTGCTGTCCATGACGATGACGGGTTTGGCTTCTTTGATCCTCCTCGGCCTCATGGAGT atctgaGTGAGATGGCCATCACCATCTTCTCGGTGCTGGGGCTCTTCTCTTCACAAGCCACAGCCTCTGTGTGCATCCTCTTCACTGCAGAGATCATGCCCACCATCATCAG GGGCAGCGGCGTCGGCGTCGTCCTGGCTCTGGGTTGCGTGGGCCGCCTGAGCTCACCCATCATGGACCTGCGAAACCACTACGGCTACTTCCTGCATCACGTCATCTACTCCTCTCTGGCACTGCTGGCCGTGCTCTCCATCCTGCTCCTGCCCGAGAGCAAAAGGAAGCCGCTGCCCCAGACGCTGGCCGACGGGGAGCAGTACAGGCGGCCGCCGCTGGGCAGGAGGCGGAGGGACAATGTGCCGCTGCTGGCCACCCCGAACCCGGAGACCTGA